Sequence from the Maribellus comscasis genome:
CGGTTCTCAATGTCTTTCAGCAAACTCTCTTTGTTCAGTAGATGAATGTTTTCGATTTTCTCGTAGGTGATATTCAGAGCAACCTCCTGTTTTAACAGCAAGATTTTTTCCAAAATCCACATGGTAGCAATTATAGCCACATTTGTGAAAAAGAGCTCCAGGTAACTTACCTTTTTGTTTGAGAGGGCGTTGATGACGGAAATACCAATAATTACAAAAAGGTAGGTCATTTCTTTTATTGGAATTGTATCTGTTCGGTAGCGGATAATTCCAAAAATAGCGAACAGGCCCAGTGCAAATCCCAATTCCAGTTTTACACTTTCAAGTAAAAAACACAGTGTGAAGATGGTTGTACTTATTGCAAAGTAACTAAAATAAAAGTCTTTACGCCTGCTGTTTTTTGCGTAAATTAAAAATACTACAATAAAGGTCACAAGCAGGTTAAAACCAAAACGTAAAACCAGTTGTGAAAAATCTTCAATATTGATAAGTTTTATGTCAAGAAATTTTATGTTTGCAAGCAGATAGTGATCAAATAACTTTGTATTCATTTTGATTGTTTAAATGTTTTCTGTATTGAAAAACAGCGTGTTATGCAGCACGTGTTACCCGGCTTTAAATTGTTTCTCAATTTTAAGAATATCGGGTTTAAACCGGTTACGTTTTAATCCCGTTTCGTTTAAAGCTCTTCCCATACAATATTTGCTAAAACTATTTTGGTAAATTTTGTTCTGTTTTAGTGTTTCCGCAATTTTTGACTTGAGATTTCTGCTACCTTGTTTTAATTCAATTATTACAAGGTTATGTACATTTCGGTATTTGGTACCTATGGAATGAAACCTGATGTTGATATCAATGGTACATCGTTCGTTAAAATTCTTGTTAACCAATGTAATACGTTTAAACAAGTTGCCAAATTTTACATCCAGCTCATCAGAATTTAAAGGAGTATTTATATTTATAAATTTTTTTTCCGATTCAGAAAATTCAGAATTAAAATCATTTATCGGCATCCTGATTTTACAGGTTTTCCCTTTGTTGCTTTTTTGTTTTATTTCCAAAAACGAAATGCCTGACATGATATATTTTCGTCTTCGTATTTTCAGTCGGTTCGATTTTCCATTGTGGTGCATGATATAAAAATGGTTATCAGGCGTATCAAAATAGATGGTGTTATACGATTGAATTTTTGTCCCATTGATATCCAGAACATAATAGTCGTTTTTTATTGCATCCAGTATTACCGGCAGATGCTTTCTCTCGAACCAGTATTTTGAATCAAAGCGATTTAGAAGTTTTACATCGTTCATTTCGCTGAGTGAGATACTCTTAAATTCGTTTAATACTTCCAGTTCGCCGTTGGTGCTGTATTTCTCTTTTATTATTTCAGGATAAGCTATCATGAATATTTATTGAATTGTGTATGTCATTGAAGTAATATCAAAACTCACATACACTGATCCCGGTGTATAAGTGCCGCCGGAGAATAGTCCGTCGGTTTCATCACCAGTGGAACTGCCTCCAGTGTATATAGAATAGCTTTCTCCTTTTGTCAGATCGGGCGACGAGAAAGCAACTGATTGATAATTTTTTGAAGGTTTGTAAGTGAGAATTTCCTCTCCTTTTTCCGATTCAACATGGAAGATGGTTCCGCCTGATTTTGTAGAATTAAATTTTACCAACACCGAATATTGGTCAGAACTGGAAGCTGGTGCTTCTGCCATTCCTGAACTTCCGGCAGCGATGAGCAGCCCTCCGGTAATCGTAAACGAACCGTTACAATCGAGTGCTCCGTTTCCACTGTTTGTAGGACCGTCAACCAAAACTGTACCATCCGTCATTTTTATATTACCATTTGAATCGAGTCCGTCGCCTGAAGCATTGATGTATATGTAAGCTCCGTTGATGTATATATAGTAATTTCCCGACGATGTCGAGCCACCTCCCCAGGGACCGCCTCCTCCCATGGCGTCACCTCCGGCAGAGAGGTTAATACCGTCGTCACTCGATTTTATATGAATGGT
This genomic interval carries:
- a CDS encoding DUF4956 domain-containing protein; translated protein: MNTKLFDHYLLANIKFLDIKLINIEDFSQLVLRFGFNLLVTFIVVFLIYAKNSRRKDFYFSYFAISTTIFTLCFLLESVKLELGFALGLFAIFGIIRYRTDTIPIKEMTYLFVIIGISVINALSNKKVSYLELFFTNVAIIATMWILEKILLLKQEVALNITYEKIENIHLLNKESLLKDIENRTGIKVKRIEIQEINFLRDIAKIRIFHDVNELNGKKTISKE
- a CDS encoding polyphosphate polymerase domain-containing protein — translated: MIAYPEIIKEKYSTNGELEVLNEFKSISLSEMNDVKLLNRFDSKYWFERKHLPVILDAIKNDYYVLDINGTKIQSYNTIYFDTPDNHFYIMHHNGKSNRLKIRRRKYIMSGISFLEIKQKSNKGKTCKIRMPINDFNSEFSESEKKFININTPLNSDELDVKFGNLFKRITLVNKNFNERCTIDINIRFHSIGTKYRNVHNLVIIELKQGSRNLKSKIAETLKQNKIYQNSFSKYCMGRALNETGLKRNRFKPDILKIEKQFKAG